AtcgtttctcactctcttccttcttcctcactttacattcattcattattttacagTGAGATTCATGAATTAATTTATCAATTgcaaggtggaaggtggaaggggtagggagggaggggtgaaggtggTAGTGGTACACACAAGACacgtattaaacacacacataatttttgtACTTGACAGCTGAAGAAGTGGACTTCGTGGtttaatattacatttatttttcttttcttggggTTATGTGCTTCCATGTTGATTTATGTacagtgtgcatgtatgtatgtaattgtgtttgggtatgatttgtttgtttgtttgtgtgtgtgtgtgtggggggggggggggtcaacttAATTCAGACACGGagtataaaggaaaataaaattatgtaaaatcatatataaaataaggggaattaataataatggtagtaaattAGATTGTTACAATTGCATACTGAGTGTGAGAATGAAAACAATGGGaccattaatattaaaaaaaaaaaataattgacatAAGGACAATATTGTTTATAGCAATGGCCATGCTACAGTTATTGATATTTAAACTTTTATCCATCGTAATTAAaactttaatgataacaattacgaaAGACGttgataaaaagaataaggataataatagtggtcaTTAATGAGATATTACAACTGCTACTAGTACcgttgatataataatataaaaccaatataataataatgatattgataatagcagtagcagtaagtaataaatatgattatattaacacaagataatcgtgataacaataaataaataaataaacaacaaagacagctaaatgaataataaataaacaaataaacgtaaaTTTACACTAATATGtaacatctcaaaaaaaaaaaaaaatatcccagaaagataatgtaaaaatgtataaCGTATTGTCTATCATTTCCGTAGTTCACCTGTGTGCAAAAGACACCAAAATTCACACTGACAAGGTAAGACATAAGAAGTCTACTAAGTATGAGTGAATAAAAGGACATACTAATGAGACATATTCCATCTTGATTCTAAACAAGGgaggatatatgtattttttttttttagatatctttAAAAtatctgttcttttttctctctctctctgtcatgtcATTTTTGGAAACCAGTGGTTGAAATTCGTCACTGTGACAacctctaaatatttttttttaaatgaaggaGTACACTTATGTCACTTTTTCCATGTTAAGTGTTTATGTACAGATTGTAGATCACAATGacatcattttctgtttttttttttctctctcttttcttttggtaATTCAAAACCAGATCTCTCACCAAACTAAGCTATTTTTCtaaagtttcttttattttttttgcgcaCTTAGCCGAGGATCTTATTTGATAAGCTGCCAAACACATACCAACCACTCAACACACTGTTCTTTTCAATATACCACTTAAAAAGTATTTATTCTTTCATATTGTTTTGAAATTcttccatttaaaaaaaacaaaaaaaattggtcTAAGAAATTTCGATAGGTTTGCATATTTTCTCTTggatattttatattgtttttttttattccgtatTTCAGCTGAAAATACCTTATGAAGTTCATAAAGCGAAAAGAATGACTTTGATAATCGAATTTGCGTTATCAAACACTTCTAAAATGTCCGCTCATcaatgtaataatgaagatgtcTGCTTTTTTCACTCACACAGTCACTTCCATTCGTCTTCCTCAGGTAAGTCATATCTTGCTTGAGTTATGATACGAGTAAGACTGTTTTCAGCTTATCAAATATCGTTCTAAATCATCTAAAAGAGTTTATGTACCACCGGATAcaaaatttcctttcttttttttttttttgaaaactaaCATGTTTCTTTCTCAACAGTTTTCTTTATttaatcctttctctttctctcgatatcttctttttttccctcttcctaacTCATCTGGAGAAATCACCAGGATGATAAATGAAGACGATCGTAAAGAATACGACGTAACGAAAAGAAAAgccaggaataagaataagaaggacgaaaatgaatgaaaaaacagCGAAACGTAAACAGGAGAAGTAAACGCATGACAACCCCGTTTTCTATGAAAGGCCTCGAAGACACTGGTACTTCAGAGATCCCCTTTGGAGGACGACCTCACACGTACGGGAGGTTAGCCAAGGGTGAGGTGGGTGGCGTGGATTCCGTCTGAGGAACATAAAGGgttgttagaaaaaaacaaaacaaaaaaaaaacatcgaaagtgataaaatgtgaaaaataagtATTATAAGATGACAAAGCACatatttcataataacaatagatataactAAATCATTACATACagaatcaaaaagagagagaatgatcgaaatagaaatagagagatggagtaATACAATGCTAcagtgatatcgataaataacaagcctccctgaccaggcttcgaacctaggtcactccaggtatgaaccagaggaccagtactaaaccaaccatatcacacgacccactaaaaggagtgtgcaactaagatctaCCTAGTTCCAtacacattacctatctactcatacaggaataatgatagcgaggtttaacacacactccccgtgggcactcgctgGAAATTGATTAAGCAATTCAGATCCTAAGTTAGATGGcctgaggtatatttatgtagTATGGCTGGTTTAGccctggtcctccggttcatattTGGAgggacctgggttcgagtcctggtcagggagggttgttattgaaagagagagagccaaagatgagaaagagaaagagagagaataaaagaagaggaagagaagagagataataaaagaaaaggaagagaaagagagagaaaaaaagaagagaaagagagagattaaaaggaagagaaagagatatgaaaagaagagaaagagagagatccaaagaagagaaagagaaagagagagatgcaaagaagagaaagagaaagagagagatgcaaagaagagaaagagaaagagagagatgcaaagaagagaaagagaaagagagagatccaaagaagagaaagagagagatccgaagaagagaaagagaaagagaagagatccaaaaaagagagaaaaagggaagaagacatcaaaagaagataaaacaaatgctaaaaacaaaaaaacaaaaaaccgacACTCACAGACGTGGCCGAACTCCTCTGGATGCTGCTGAGGATGGGCATGGTCACGCCTCCTCTCCGAGATCTGCTTACGCTCtcgcccacgcccccgcccccgcccccgaccCCGCCCCCAACCCCCGACTTCTTTGGGCTGCTGCTGCCCGTGTTGATCGATGACGTCACTGCGAACAAAATGGCGGTCGTTagtgggaggggaatggggacgatataaggggaaaagggagggaacaaAATAGGGAATCCATAAAAAAGTACGACATAGCGATTAAAAGAGAGACAACTTTTCTCTTAAAGCTTATCAGTAGACCAGTACATCACatttcttaatatatacatatatatatatgtgtgtgtgtgtgtgtgtgtgtgtgtgtgtgtgtgtgtgtgtgtgtgtgtgtgtgtgtgtgtgtgtgtgtattttattttccaATTCTACATCAGTAACTAACAAGGCGTTTAACCCTTTCTTCATCCGTTCAGCAGAACACGAAATGAACACAAGGACGAGCTTTACCTCCCGGGACGTTGGGCAGCGAGAGGTCATCGTTGAGCAGGCGCGGCTTGGCCCAGCCCATCACCTCCAGCCGAGGTCTCCTGAGGGAGTCTCTGTAACCCAAAGGATCTCTCAGAGGATCCCTGAGCGGGTTATCCTTGATTTCCTTCAGGGGATCTCTGGTGAAGTCCCTGAAGGAGGACGGGGAATCCCTGGCCACGAGTTCCTTGGTCCGGTCCAGGCTGATGGTGTAGGGATGGCGGCTCATGTCGGAGGCCCTGGCGTGCTCGGCCGGCGTGCGGGGGAGGTCGCCCCCCAGGTGGCGGCTGCTGGCGGTGACGGCGGTGAAGGAGGGCGGCCCGTCGGCGATCATGGCCCCGAAGTGGTCGTCGTCGTCCCAGTGGCCTTGGCCTTGGCTCTGGCCCGGTGTCTGGCCCTGGCCCTGGATGCACAGGCCCTGACCTCGAGCCTTCAGACTCGAGCCCCAGATGTTCACGGGCGACTTCCGGCACTTGTCGCTGGCTCTGGAAAACGTTTGCGCTGCTTAGGGGCTCGGGGTATTGTGTACAGCTAAATGTTACTCTGACTTCTACTGCATAATTCGTGTCACATAAATCGTTAACAGAAAGAGGTATTGAAACCATTATACACAGATATGATATTATCAGTGTTCAGGCTCTAAAACGAATATTTAGTCAGAGACATGCGAATCTGAATCCCAACTTGAGCTGCTTTACCCAACTGATCCTGTCAACATTTGTCCTCGAATCGCACTCTGCTCCCAAATGACACTCATTTGGAACAAATTAAcagaaatcacagaaaaaaaaagcagaattaCTTaccatgtgttttttttgtttcagccTCGAACTATGTTTTTCTTTGGTCCAGAAACAAGCAGAATTACTCATTACTCAAAACGTCGATACCTCCATCTAAAATAAACTTTCCCaacgcccttccctccccacccccccactccaacACCCCACAACATACCTGGTCGTGCGTGCAGGCGACGCTGTGTTGGTCGTGCCCGTGATGTGCAAAGTGAGAGcgattgtgttattgttgttgtttattgaggTCGTGTTGGAGTTGGCAGTGTGCAGTTCTCTCATGGGTAGCATCAGCCCCTCGTCAGCcacgccccctcctcccgccGCGGTGAAGGTGGTCACGCCCCCGAGGCTCTGTATGGACGCCCCTGTTCTGCTGTGCGAGGGCGTGAGGGTCGCGAAGGACACGGTCGGGCGGGGGCCTGTTGTCTGGAGGGTGTGCTTGGTGGGTGAGGATCTGCAGCAACACGGTACACATTTGGGTTAAGACGTGCGTGCGTTCCGTGCACATCGGGGTCgctatgtgcacacaaacatgcagaaAAGTGTaagcttatctgtctatttatatctatctatatctaagtgTAACGAAATCGATGATGCGACAAAACGTTCTATTTTGCGCGCTCTGGAAAATAAGTTATTGGAAATGCTGTACCATTGATAAAATTCCTGACTGGCGGCTGGACTACGTAGATATTGTTCGTAAATCTTTATTTTAAGTATTTCCTTTGGTCACCTTTTCctatttttaacgttttattgtAGCAATAACATTTCTTAGGGCTCTTGTATGAGGGTAATGTGCAATCAAAGTCATGCAAGCACACTGCGGACGGAGACAATGACTTCACATAGAATGATTCCATAAATCATACCAAAAAcgaattattttaattaaatgtTCATTATGCGCACGATACTCGTAACAAacagatgtataaaaaaaatcttacaaataaaaataaaaattcccaTATTCCtttcaacatttaaaaaaagggaTATTGCTCGTGCGTTTTTCTATGATTTATCCGGATTCACGGATTCGCACGGATTCGGTGCCGCGTTCGCACGTCGATACAACCGCCAAATATCAATTTGCCACGTGACGAAGGACGATTTAGATGCAACATcgcaacaaggagagagagagagagagagagatagatagatagagagagagagagagagagagagagagagagagagagagagagagagagagatagagagagagagagagagagaatgagagagatagagagagagagagagagagagagagagagagagagagagagagagagagagagagagagagagagagagacagagagagagagagacagagagagagagagagagagagagagagagagagagagagagagagagagagagagagagagagagagagagagagggggggggggaagagagaagagggaaagagaaaaagagagaaaaagagaaagagagaaagagaaagagagaaagagagaaagaaaaagagaaaaagagaaag
The genomic region above belongs to Penaeus chinensis breed Huanghai No. 1 chromosome 20, ASM1920278v2, whole genome shotgun sequence and contains:
- the LOC125035879 gene encoding protein kinase shaggy-like, whose translation is MQQSLMQCIQTAALNKIIIHRDIKPENVLVSRLGVVKLCDFGFARLLAGPGESCTDYVATRWYRAPELLVGDTKYGREVDVWASGCLLSEMLTGEPLFPGESDIDQLFHIIQTLGDLMPVGTLGELSTPHRQLVERNPMLAGLRLPAAASTPLSASFPNWSSRAHAFVSACLCLEPVSRPSAQELLNHEFFTHDGFPETFLPVLRQKVQQEFSTNVLLGMTGGGGRRGSSTPARRTQGRKVTGGGSPESVYGRSIGRAPQPTTTATTTTARADTTTIPARSSPTKHTLQTTGPRPTVSFATLTPSHSRTGASIQSLGGVTTFTAAGGGGVADEGLMLPMRELHTANSNTTSINNNNNTIALTLHITGTTNTASPARTTRASDKCRKSPVNIWGSSLKARGQGLCIQGQGQTPGQSQGQGHWDDDDHFGAMIADGPPSFTAVTASSRHLGGDLPRTPAEHARASDMSRHPYTISLDRTKELVARDSPSSFRDFTRDPLKEIKDNPLRDPLRDPLGYRDSLRRPRLEVMGWAKPRLLNDDLSLPNVPGGKARPCVHFVFC